The genomic DNA TCTTTTCGGAGAAACTTGGGTTGGACCGGGAGTCCGTCATGGAATTGATTTCCAACTCAGGCATGAACACCCCCATGTTCCAGACCAAGAAGGACATGTTCCGCACCCAGGAGTTCCCTTCACAGTTCATGCTGGAACTCATGGCTAAAGACCTTGGCCTCATAACTAACGCGATCAACGCCGTCGGGATGCAATTGTCATTGTCTCAGATCGCAGACTCAACTTTTGCGGAAGCACGTGACAACGGCAAAGGCAAAATGGATTTGGCCGCCATCTACCTTGAACTCAAAGAGAAAAATTCCGGCAACGCGTAGTCGTCTGCCTAGAAGTGTCTCAAAACAAATAATCTGCGTGAACAGCGCATAAAAACTTCCAAAAGGAGTCATCCATGGAAAGCATCATCTGGCCCGAGGAGTATACTCCCGGCTTTACCGACAACTATTGTTCCAATGAAGTCATCATCGCAGGACTCTCCGTTGCCGATGTCTGGCCGTTTCTGAACAACACCGACAACTGGCCGACATACTACAATAACGTCGCGGACATCCGTTTTTATGACGGCTTCGGTCCCGAATTGAGTCCCGGCGCACGTTTTCACTTCTCGACCTTCGGCTTTCCTATTGAAGCGGAAGTAACCGAGTATGTTCCTGCCGCAGATGGCAAGCCCGCAAGACTGGCGTGGCATGGCTGGGCAGAGGGCGATGAGGAAACCCGTCTCGACGTCATTCACGCCTGGCTGTTGGAAGATCTGGATCAGGGGCGTGTTCGTGTCCTGACCCAAGAATCACAAATCGGCAGGCCCGCTCAAGAACTGGCCACGACCAAGCCCAACCCGATGATCAATGGACATCAGGATTGGTTGGACGGCTTGATCGATGCCGCAAAGGCGGTGAAGGGGTTGTAGACCATCATGTATCCCAACTGCCTGAAAATCATAGGGCGTATAATTGTAGCGGCAGCATGCGTCCTTCTTTTTACCGTTCATGCGCAAGCAGCAAATCCCCTTGGAGGTTCCAATATGAACAAAGATTCTAAGAAAACAGTGTTAATGGTCGTTACCAGTGCGGACCGCCTTCTGAATGGAAGAGAAACCGGTGTATGGCTTGAGGAGTTCGCCGTACCGTATGAACTCCTGACAAAGGCTGGATTCAGTGTTGTGGTTGCAAGCCCCAATGGAGGGGCAATCCCCCTCGATCCTCACAGCCTTGATGATGCATCCAAAGCCAAATGGACCGAAGCGCAGAAGATTCTCACGAATTCTAAACCGCTTACGAGTGTGAAGTCCAAGGATTTCATTGCGGTCTTTTTGCCTGGCGGTCACGGCACAATGATCGATTTTCCCGGCAATGCCGAGTTGAAGCGCGTGCTGCATGACTTCTCCAAGGAAGGCAAGGTGATCGCCGCAGTCTGCCATGGTCCTGCCGGACTGGTTGGCGCAAAGGGTGCGGACGGTTCTCCGCTCGTATCCGGCAAAAGGTTTACCTCCTTTACAGATGCGGAAGAGAAGGCTGTCGGCCTGGATAAAGTTGTTCCCTTTTTGCTGGAAACCAAGCTGCGAGAAGAAGGGGCCGATTTCGTCGTGGGTGATAATTGGGCATCGCATGTAGAGGTGGATGGCAACCTTGTCACAGGGCAGAACCCCGCCTCCAGTGCCGGAGTCGCTCAAGCTATCATTAAATTACTCAATTAGCCTACATCAGCAATGGTTTAACGGTTGAAGCCCCACTATTTGTACTCTCCACAGGAGCTATAGCCATGAAACAAACGCAAAGCCTCACCGGGCGTCGTGTCATCATGAAGATGATGTTCGCATCTGTCCTGGGAGCAATGATACATCCTCCCGCAAAAGCCTTTGCCGCACTGCGGCAGTGGTGGACGCCAACGCCTGCCATGGACGCCATGACGGCAATCCGTACCCGGAGGAGCGTACGAGCATATACTGACGAAGATGTCTCAGATGCACAGGTCAAGGAACTGCTCGGAGCAGCCATGAGCGCGCCGAGTGCTGGCAATGAGCAGCCATGGGAATTTGTGGTCATCCGAGACAAGGACACCCTGGCAAAAGTTGGGGGACTTAATCGGTTTGCCGGTTACGCCAAGAATGCACCTGTCTGCATACTTGTCTGCGGGAATCTGGATCATGACAAATATGGTGGATATTGGTTTGAGGATGTTTCCGCTGCTACGCAAAATATCCTACTGGCGGCCCATGCAATGGGACTCGGAGCCGTTTGGACCGGTATCTATCCCATGGAGGATCGGATTCTCGGCTTTCGCAAGCTGGTGGGGGCACCAAAGAACATAGTTCCCTTGGCGCTGGTTGTCATTGGACACCCCAAAAACAGTCCGAAACCAATTGATCGATTTACTGAGAAAAAAGTCCATCAAGAGCGGTGGTCGGCATAGCTCGCCCGACTGCATGAATACAATACAGTAAGGAATTACACATGAAAAAGATATTTGAAGAGATAAACATTGGTCCCCTCACGCTGAAAAATCGTCTGGTTCGTAGTGCAACGTGGGAAGGCATGGCCACGGAAGACGGGCACATGACCGAGCCTCTGTTCAAGACCTACGAGCAACTCGTAAAAGGTGGAGTTGGTCTAATTATTACAGGGTATAGCTATGTTCTTGAAGAAGAGCATCCCAACCCTAACATGATGGGTATCTATGACGATGCCTTTGTTGATGAGTACAAGCCCCTGACTTCCATGGTTCATGATCATGGCGGCAAGATCGTCATGCAGATCGTCTATGGCGGCAGTTGTACGACCCGTTCGGCTGAAGGTCGGGTCATCTGGAGCCCTTCCGGTGTAACGGATTTGGCCACAGGAGTGACACCCACAGAAATGACCAGGGAAAACATACGCACCGTGGTGCAGGCCTTCGGCGATGCCGCTGTGCGGGCAAAATCCGCAGGTTTCGACGGCGTGCAGTTTCACGGAGCCCACGGCTACCTGCTCAGCCAGTTCATGACGCCGTATTACAATCGTCGTACCGACGAGTACGGCGGCAGTTTGGAGAACCGTGCGCGAATTTTTCTGGAAGTCTACGACGAAGTGCGAAGCCGTGTCGGAGAAGGTTATCCAGTCATGATCAAAATCAATGGTGAAGACTACATCGACGGGGGCGTGACCCTTGCCGACAGCATGCAACTCACCAAGATGCTGGATGAAAGAGGCATCGATGCCATTGAAGTCAGCGGAGGCGTGGCCAGCGCTGGCAAGAATATTCCGCCCCGACCGAAAATCAATTCCCCGGAGAAGGAAGCCTACCACATTGCCAACGCAGCCCAGATCGCA from Pseudodesulfovibrio thermohalotolerans includes the following:
- a CDS encoding type 1 glutamine amidotransferase domain-containing protein; this translates as MNKDSKKTVLMVVTSADRLLNGRETGVWLEEFAVPYELLTKAGFSVVVASPNGGAIPLDPHSLDDASKAKWTEAQKILTNSKPLTSVKSKDFIAVFLPGGHGTMIDFPGNAELKRVLHDFSKEGKVIAAVCHGPAGLVGAKGADGSPLVSGKRFTSFTDAEEKAVGLDKVVPFLLETKLREEGADFVVGDNWASHVEVDGNLVTGQNPASSAGVAQAIIKLLN
- a CDS encoding nitroreductase family protein, translating into MKQTQSLTGRRVIMKMMFASVLGAMIHPPAKAFAALRQWWTPTPAMDAMTAIRTRRSVRAYTDEDVSDAQVKELLGAAMSAPSAGNEQPWEFVVIRDKDTLAKVGGLNRFAGYAKNAPVCILVCGNLDHDKYGGYWFEDVSAATQNILLAAHAMGLGAVWTGIYPMEDRILGFRKLVGAPKNIVPLALVVIGHPKNSPKPIDRFTEKKVHQERWSA
- a CDS encoding SRPBCC domain-containing protein, with product MESIIWPEEYTPGFTDNYCSNEVIIAGLSVADVWPFLNNTDNWPTYYNNVADIRFYDGFGPELSPGARFHFSTFGFPIEAEVTEYVPAADGKPARLAWHGWAEGDEETRLDVIHAWLLEDLDQGRVRVLTQESQIGRPAQELATTKPNPMINGHQDWLDGLIDAAKAVKGL
- a CDS encoding NADH:flavin oxidoreductase, which encodes MKKIFEEINIGPLTLKNRLVRSATWEGMATEDGHMTEPLFKTYEQLVKGGVGLIITGYSYVLEEEHPNPNMMGIYDDAFVDEYKPLTSMVHDHGGKIVMQIVYGGSCTTRSAEGRVIWSPSGVTDLATGVTPTEMTRENIRTVVQAFGDAAVRAKSAGFDGVQFHGAHGYLLSQFMTPYYNRRTDEYGGSLENRARIFLEVYDEVRSRVGEGYPVMIKINGEDYIDGGVTLADSMQLTKMLDERGIDAIEVSGGVASAGKNIPPRPKINSPEKEAYHIANAAQIAKEIEVPVMVVVGGRTPDVIEKSLNESEIACFSLARPLVSEPDLPNRWLSGDKAKARCISCNGCLSQIEGEPWCVLDRRGEQRS